The Pirellulaceae bacterium genome includes a region encoding these proteins:
- the sthA gene encoding Si-specific NAD(P)(+) transhydrogenase, with protein MKEYDCVVIGTGPAGQKGAIQAAKLGRSVAIVEKTNVLGGAQINTGTIPSKALREAALHLTGANKRGFFGQAYRVKRDITIADIVGVSQTVIRHEWDVIRNQFERNNIDLLWGTARFVDPNTLAIEGPDGEQFIRASRFLIAVGTRPARPTHIPFNLNSVFTSDEVLTLDKLPKTMIVVGGGVIGTEYACTMATLGVRVTLVEGRSQLLGFLDQEISGAFQYFLRQRGITLRLGERVDGIEEITEGQDSERAAAPLVLARLESGKTLRAETLLYAVGRQGVCGALGLDKVGVEFDDRERLQVDDNYQTNIPHIYAAGDVIGFPALASTSMEQGRRAICNAFGCDEVGNYNTSLFPYGIYSVPEISMVGKNEEELTDSGIPYEAGIAQYREIARGQLLGDDLGMLKMLIHQETHKILGVHVIGTGATELIHIGQAVMALDGDAEFFINNVFNFPTLAECYKVAAYNGLNKLNHV; from the coding sequence ATGAAGGAATACGACTGCGTCGTGATCGGTACGGGGCCTGCAGGTCAAAAGGGAGCAATTCAGGCTGCCAAGCTGGGACGCAGCGTCGCCATTGTCGAAAAGACCAATGTGCTTGGCGGCGCGCAGATCAATACAGGGACGATCCCTTCGAAAGCACTTCGCGAAGCAGCGCTGCACCTAACGGGAGCCAATAAGCGAGGCTTCTTTGGCCAAGCCTACCGGGTAAAACGCGACATCACGATTGCAGACATTGTTGGTGTTTCTCAGACGGTGATTCGGCATGAATGGGATGTGATCCGCAATCAATTCGAACGCAATAACATTGATCTCTTGTGGGGGACGGCGCGCTTTGTCGACCCTAATACGCTGGCGATCGAAGGTCCTGACGGCGAACAGTTTATTCGCGCCTCTCGTTTTCTAATTGCCGTTGGTACCCGTCCTGCGCGACCGACTCACATTCCCTTTAATCTCAATTCTGTCTTCACCAGTGATGAAGTCCTAACTCTCGACAAACTTCCGAAAACGATGATTGTTGTTGGGGGGGGAGTCATCGGCACGGAGTACGCTTGTACGATGGCCACGCTCGGGGTTCGGGTCACGCTTGTCGAGGGACGTAGTCAACTGCTGGGATTTCTGGATCAAGAAATTTCCGGCGCTTTTCAATATTTCTTGAGACAACGCGGGATTACATTGCGCCTCGGTGAACGCGTGGATGGTATCGAGGAGATTACGGAGGGCCAGGACTCTGAGAGGGCTGCAGCACCTCTCGTGTTGGCGAGACTTGAATCAGGAAAAACATTACGCGCGGAAACACTGCTCTATGCGGTGGGACGGCAGGGAGTCTGCGGCGCTCTTGGCCTTGATAAGGTTGGCGTCGAATTCGACGATCGGGAACGTCTGCAGGTCGACGACAATTATCAAACGAATATACCGCATATTTATGCTGCAGGTGACGTTATTGGATTTCCCGCACTCGCCTCGACATCGATGGAACAGGGCCGACGCGCGATTTGTAATGCATTCGGCTGCGATGAAGTCGGTAATTATAATACATCGCTGTTTCCCTACGGCATCTATTCTGTTCCCGAGATTTCGATGGTTGGAAAAAACGAGGAGGAGTTAACTGACAGCGGTATTCCGTATGAAGCAGGAATTGCACAGTATCGGGAAATCGCGCGAGGGCAACTGTTGGGAGACGACTTGGGAATGCTCAAGATGTTGATTCATCAAGAGACTCACAAGATTCTTGGCGTTCACGTCATTGGAACGGGTGCCACCGAGCTAATTCATATTGGTCAAGCTGTTATGGCATTGGATGGAGACGCAGAGTTCTTTATCAATAACGTGTTCAACTTCCCGACTCTAGCTGAATGTTACAAGGTGGCTGCTTACAACGGATTGAACAAACTGAATCACGTCTAG
- the purB gene encoding adenylosuccinate lyase, whose translation MTYDEYQNPLISRYASKQMSELWGARRKFTTWRSLWIALAEAEAELGLDVKPGQIQQMRDQLDNLDFAAAESYEKKLRHDVMAHVHAFGDVCPDARPIIHLGATSCFVTDNTDLILLRESLELVRSRLFSVIDRLTDFAEQHREIPCLAYTHMQPAQPTTVGKRATLWVQDLLLDLEDMDHRLDRLRARSVKGTTGTQASFLELFNNDGEKVRQLERLVAEKIGFEQVYAVTGQTYSRKVDAQVLDSLSGIAQSAHKAATDLRLLANRKEIEEPFEKHQIGSSAMAYKRNPMRSERICGLARFVTSLQSSAAQTISTQWMERTLDDSANRRLVLPQAFLGIDAILIIYQNVASGLVVYPEVIARNLQEELPFMATENIMMAAVALGGDRQDLHERIRVHSQAAAGEIKNFGRSNDLLQRLQADDAFQGVDFDSVTDARQFVGRAPDQVAEFVKAEIAPVRSRFASQSQVQQEELRV comes from the coding sequence ATGACATACGACGAATACCAAAATCCTTTGATTTCTCGCTATGCCTCGAAGCAGATGAGTGAATTGTGGGGTGCCCGTCGGAAATTCACCACTTGGCGCTCTTTGTGGATCGCTTTGGCGGAGGCGGAGGCTGAGTTGGGACTTGACGTCAAACCTGGCCAAATTCAGCAGATGCGAGATCAGCTGGACAATCTTGATTTTGCCGCTGCCGAATCCTATGAGAAAAAATTACGTCACGATGTGATGGCTCACGTTCACGCTTTTGGCGATGTGTGTCCCGATGCGAGGCCAATCATTCATCTTGGTGCAACGAGTTGTTTTGTCACGGACAACACGGACTTGATTTTGCTTCGAGAATCGTTGGAATTGGTGCGAAGTCGTCTGTTTAGCGTTATTGATCGACTTACTGACTTTGCCGAGCAGCACAGGGAGATTCCTTGCTTGGCGTACACGCACATGCAGCCTGCCCAGCCAACAACGGTTGGCAAGCGGGCCACGCTTTGGGTTCAAGATTTATTGTTGGACTTGGAGGACATGGATCATCGGCTTGATCGGTTACGTGCGCGAAGCGTAAAAGGGACAACCGGGACGCAGGCCAGTTTTTTGGAGTTGTTCAATAACGACGGTGAAAAGGTGCGACAATTAGAGCGGTTGGTGGCCGAGAAAATCGGCTTCGAACAGGTCTATGCGGTCACGGGCCAAACCTACTCGAGAAAAGTGGATGCTCAGGTCCTCGATAGCCTTTCGGGTATCGCTCAAAGTGCCCACAAGGCTGCGACAGATCTTCGACTTCTGGCCAATCGTAAAGAAATTGAGGAGCCGTTTGAAAAACATCAGATTGGGTCTTCCGCAATGGCCTACAAACGGAATCCGATGAGGAGTGAACGCATCTGTGGCTTGGCGAGGTTTGTGACAAGCCTGCAGTCCAGTGCTGCTCAAACGATTTCAACCCAATGGATGGAACGTACCTTAGACGACAGCGCCAATCGCAGGCTTGTGCTGCCTCAGGCTTTTTTGGGAATCGATGCAATTCTGATCATCTATCAGAATGTAGCGTCGGGGCTTGTTGTGTACCCTGAAGTGATTGCTCGCAACCTGCAAGAAGAACTGCCTTTCATGGCAACCGAAAATATCATGATGGCAGCGGTTGCTCTGGGAGGAGATCGCCAAGACTTGCATGAACGTATTCGAGTGCATAGTCAGGCCGCTGCAGGTGAGATCAAAAATTTTGGTCGGTCGAATGACCTTTTACAGCGGTTGCAAGCCGACGATGCATTTCAGGGCGTCGATTTTGACTCCGTGACCGATGCGCGGCAATTTGTCGGGCGAGCGCCCGATCAGGTCGCTGAATTTGTCAAGGCAGAGATCGCTCCAGTTCGATCGCGATTTGCGAGTCAGTCACAAGTTCAGCAAGAGGAACTGCGAGTTTGA